One genomic region from Prunus persica cultivar Lovell chromosome G3, Prunus_persica_NCBIv2, whole genome shotgun sequence encodes:
- the LOC18781662 gene encoding zinc finger protein CONSTANS-LIKE 1 yields MKNCELCQLPARTYCESDQAILCWDCDAKVHGANFLVARHSRSLLCHSCQSPTPWKASGEKLGHTFSVCESCVVRDESRDEDEDEESQGGNDNEFDSDNDPDDDDDDFDEDGDNQVVPWSSTTPPPPSPSSSSSEEAASALNNGDTEGPKTATTVSLKRIRETASDLRSQDDLDRSSSRRRYGSASAAQASRPEPEGGATSFDSSRPRKDRRIDLNGPGSPSEPVIESKMIYRREDSLRS; encoded by the exons ATGAAGAACTGCGAGCTGTGCCAGCTTCCTGCAAGAACCTATTGCGAATCGGACCAGGCGATTTTGTGCTGGGACTGCGACGCCAAGGTTCACGGTGCCAATTTCTTGGTGGCGAGGCACTCTAGGAGCCTCCTCTGCCATTCGTGTCAGTCTCCGACGCCTTGGAAGGCCTCCGGTGAAAAGCTCGGCCATACGTTTTCCGTGTGCGAGAGCTGTGTGGTCAGAGATGAAAGCAGAGACGAAGACGAAGACGAAGAGAGCCAAGGCGGCAATGATAATGAATTTGACTCCGATAACGATccagatgatgatgatgatgattttgatgagGACGGAGATAATCAGGTGGTGCCGTGGTCTTCGACGACCCCGCCTCCACCGTCGCCGAGCTCATCGAGCAGCGAAGAGGCTGCGAGTGCGTTAAACAATGGCGATACAGAAGGTCCCAAAACGGCCACCACCGTTTCGTTGAAGCGAATCAGAGAAACGGCTTCGGATCTTCGCTCTCAG GACGATCTCGACCGTTCATCTTCTCGACGGAGGTACGGCTCAGCTTCGGCAGCTCAAGCGAGTCGGCCCGAACCCGAAGGCGGAGCCACTTCGTTTGACTCCTCGCGACCACGAAAAGACCGAAGAATCGATCTAAACGGGCCGGGTTCGCCGTCCGAACCCGTTATTGAGTCGAAGATGATATATCGCCGGGAAGATAGCCTTCGATCTTGA
- the LOC18782465 gene encoding frataxin, mitochondrial, translating into MASKLLPLRRLSRLLKPLCSASSSSFRSSLYLLAASKSLHLSENSHGPRYWIDSRSFCSSPLNLNDAEVPAAIDYRSVLQEDEFHKLADTTIHDLQEKFEEYGDSVQVDGFDIDYGNEVLTLKLGDLGTYVLNKQTPNRQLWLSSPVSGPFRFDWDRNAQAWVYRRTKAHLLKLLESEMEELCGEPISLS; encoded by the exons ATGGCTTCAAAGCTGCTTCCCCTGAGAAGGCTCTCGAGGCTTCTGAAACCTCTAtgttctgcttcttcttcgaGTTTCAGGTCGTCTTTGTACCTTTTAGCAGCTTCGAAATCTCTACATCTCTCTGAGAACAGTCACGGACCTCGTTATTGGATTGATTCTAGAAGCTTCTGTTCTAGCCCTTTGAACCTCAACGATGCTGAAGTCCCCGCCGCTATCGATTATCG TTCTGTACTGCAGGAGGATGAATTTCACAAGCTAGCTGATACTACAATACATGATCTTCAAGAGAAATTTGAG GAATATGGAGATAGCGTTCAAGTTGATGGCTTTGACATAGACTATGGG AATGAGGTGCTGACCTTAAAACTCGGGGATCTCGGCACCTATGTTTTGAACAAACAAACACCAAATAGACAACTTTGGTTGTCTTCCCCAGTGAG TGGTCCTTTCAGATTTGACTGGGATCGGAATGCTCAAGCTTGGGTTTATAGAAGGACCAAAGCTCATTTATTGAAACTTCTAGAAAGCGAGATGGAGGAACTGTGTGGCGAACCAATCAGCCTTTCATAA
- the LOC18783905 gene encoding uncharacterized protein LOC18783905, producing the protein MVRFSCFQAHVHCPKPKKTLQPSVEAMHKTLQVCSQNQALKNSSGKTSLNLSQTEGISQVNSSLKHVSSLEADWKSGDMESSFIKESDLKVTQTGRIIKSRSLGSALYLKGRASANNDAEDETDQGISCDGSQDHNGLVVPDGSRDRGESPPEQCQTSPTSDYCQVRSGIVNNESIFSIGEPLHTEKEGPENSDTPPSGEFGIDSGDHTPRAPQGLVKSHSFANISACSPTTEGHSPINRLPVHSRSSEDLHALGIQRKGISVHEAEIQVIQEKDDDIGGKSENRNFENSIDDGYDSCNYSGYAKDWIVPATDEVRTEKNLQGESSVQSWNELPSKDFRVKRIEEWVNNLQHSSPLEETNELPQSNDQVKRDSNDSNGLVAAKTDAKVTPGMEAAKRYISSLSAAATTAHLANHGLVVIPFLSAFVNLKVVNLSGNSIVRITAGALPRGLHMLNLSKNNISTIEGLRELTRLRVLDLSYNRILRIGHGLASCSSLKELYLAGNKISEVEGLHRLLKLTVLDLRFNKISTAKCLGQLAANYNSLQAISLEGNPAQKNVGDDQLKKYLQGLLPHMAYYNRQQIKNSTLKDAADRSVRLGISNHQFDRGLRPDHKAPRKASHGISSHRPSTHGHGNQSVVPLKKSRARHGHLPPSGTKASTHSRHHYFDLGSKLMNLKQDLSMRRSRSEGTMAAM; encoded by the exons ATGGTTAGGTTCTCATGTTTCCAAGCTCACGTCCATTGCCCCAAACCTAAG AAAACTCTTCAACCTTCAGTTGAAGCAATGCATAAAACATTACAAGTTTGTTCTCAAAATCAAGCTTTGAAGAATTCATCTGGCAAAACAAGCTTAAACCTATCACAGACAGAAGGAATTTCTCAAGTTAATAGCAGTTTAAAGCATGTATCTTCTCTTGAAGCTGATTGGAAATCAGGTGATATGGAAAGCAGCTTCATTAAAGAAAGTGACCTCAAGGTTACTCAGACAGGGCGCATTATAAAGAGTAGGTCACTAGGAAGTGCATTATACCTGAAGGGGAGGGCTTCTGCTAACAATGACGCCGAGGATGAGACTGATCAAGGAATTTCTTGTGATGGTTCTCAGGATCACAATGGATTGGTGGTGCCAGATGGAAGTAGGGACAGAGGAGAAAGCCCACCTGAACAATGTCAGACAAGTCCTACATCAGACTATTGTCAGGTACGTTCTGGGATTGTCAATAATGAATCAATTTTCTCAATCGGAGAACCATTACATACAGAAAAGGAAGGCCCTGAAAATTCTGATACTCCACCATCTGGAGAGTTTGGTATTGACTCTGGTGACCATACACCTCGTGCACCACAAGGGCTTGTTAAATCACATTCTTTTGCAAACATCAGTGCTTGTTCTCCGACTACCGAGGGGCATTCTCCTATTAACCGTTTACCAGTGCATTCAAGATCTTCTGAGGACCTACATGCCTTAGGCATACAACGGAAAGGGATTTCAGTTCATGAGGCTGAAATTCAGGTAATACAAGAAAAGGATGATGATATCGGGGGTAAATCTGAGAACCGTAATTTTGAAAACTCCATTGATGATGGTTATGATTCCTGTAACTACTCTGGTTATGCAAAGGACTGGATAGTGCCAGCTACAGATGAGGTACGCACGGAGAAAAACCTCCAAGGAGAATCCTCAGTTCAAAGTTGGAATGAATTGCCAAGCAAGGATTTTAGGGTTAAGCGCATTGAGGAATGGGTTAATAATCTTCAGCATAGCAGCCCGTTGGAAGAAACAAATGAATTGCCCCAATCTAATGATCAGGTGAAGAGAGACTCCAATGACTCAAATGGTTTGGTGGCTGCTAAGACGGATGCTAAGGTCACTCCTGGCATGGAAGCAGCTAAAAGATATATATCTTCTTTGAGTGCAGCTGCCACCACAGCTCACCTGGCAAATCATGGACTAGTAGTGATCCCATTTCTTAGTGCTTTTGTAAATCTGAAGGTGGTCAATTTATCTGGAAATTCCATAG TGAGGATAACTGCTGGTGCTCTTCCTAGAGGACTTCATATGTTGAATCTGTCAAAAAACAATATTTCTACCATTGAGGGTTTGCGTGAACTCACAAGACTTCGTGTCCTGGACCTGAGCTACAACAGGATTTTGAGAATTGGACATG GCCTAGCTTCTTGTTCCTCTCTAAAGGAGTTGTACTTGGCTGGAAACAAAATCAGTGAGGTGGAGGGTCTTCATCGCCTCTTAAAACTGACCGTTCTGGATCTGCGTTTTAACAAAATCTCGACAGCAAAGTGCCTAGGTCAGCTTGCAGCTAACTACAACTCCTTGCAAGCCATCAGCTTGGAAGGAAACCCAGCTCAGAAGAATGTTGGAGACGACCAATTGAAGAAGTATCTGCAAGGACTTCTTCCCCACATGGCTTACTACAACCGGCAGCAGATCAAGAATAGCACCCTGAAGGATGCTGCAGATCGGTCCGTGCGGTTAGGCATTAGTAACCACCAGTTTGATCGTGGCCTTAGACCAGATCACAAGGCTCCAAGGAAGGCTAGCCACGGTATATCATCTCACAGGCCATCAACTCACGGCCATGGAAATCAATCTGTAGTGCCGCTGAAGAAGTCCAGGGCTCGTCATGGGCACCTCCCTCCCAGTGGAACTAAAGCATCGACACATAGTCGACATCACTACTTTGATTTGGGCAGCAAACTTATGAACCTCAAACAGGACCTCTCCATGCGCAGGAGTCGGAGCGAGGGAACTATGGCAGCTATGTGA
- the LOC18783642 gene encoding universal stress protein PHOS32 — MNPPPSVDIQPSSSRFPLTSAAPTASGGDQRKVAIAVDLSEESAFAVQWAVQNYLRPGDSVVLLHVRPTSGLYGADWGSVDPNLPNDAVSSSESRQKLEDDFDAFTTTKAADLAQPLVEAQIPFKIHIVKDHDMKERLCLEVERLRLGVVIMGSRGFGASKRAAKVGRLGSVTDYCVQHCVCPVVVVRFSDDSDGSEPNGPNPVELHPVPEEDHEELSDADSGEDDPQEIA; from the exons ATGAACCCACCACCGTCCGTAGACATCCAACCTTCCTCCTCGCGTTTCCCGCTAACCAGCGCCGCCCCAACAGCCTCCGGCGGGGACCAGCGGAAGGTCGCGATCGCCGTCGATTTAAGCGAGGAGAGCGCCTTCGCCGTCCAATGGGCCGTACAGAACTACCTCCGGCCCGGGGACTCCGTCGTCCTCCTACACGTGCGCCCCACAAGCGGCCTCTACGGCGCCGACTGGGGCTCTGTCGACCCCAACCTCCCCAACGACGCCGTTTCCTCCTCCGAGTCCCGGCAGAAGCTGGAAGATGACTTCGATGCCTTCACCACAACCAAAGCGGCCGACCTGGCCCAGCCGCTGGTGGAGGCTCAAATTCCGTTCAAAATTCACATAGTTAAGGACCACGACATGAAGGAGCGGCTGTGCTTGGAAGTCGAGAGGCTCCGGCTCGGCGTCGTCATAATGGGCAGCCGCGGCTTCGGCGCTTCCAAGCGCGCCGCCAAGGTGGGCCGGCTCGGCAGCGTCACCGATTACTGCGTCCAGCACTGTGTTTGCCCAGTTGTGGTGGTGAGGTTTTCGGATGACTCGGACGGGTCCGAACCCAATGGCCCTAACCCGGTCGAGCTCCACCCGGTGCCTGAGGAGGACCACGAGGAGCTCAGTGACGCCGATTCCGGTGAAGATGACCCTCAAG AAATTGCTTGA